GCCGGGGTCGGCCAGCAACGCGCCGATCGCTTCGGTGTAGGCGGCATGGTCGGCATCGCCATTGATGTCGACCGGGTTGGTCCGCGGCCAGGCCGACGAGGCGACCGGCTCGAGCTGCTGCACGGTCTGGTCGGACAATCCGGCGCGCGTGCCGCCCATGTCGACCAGGCGATCGGCGGCAAGCATGCCGGTACCGCGGCCGTTGGCGAAGATCGCCAGGCGCCGGCCCGGGAAGGTGTGGGTCCGCCCCAGGGTCTCGGCGGCGGCGAACAGTTCATCGAGCGCGCTCACGCGCAGCATGCCGGCGCGATGGAAGGCCGCGGCATAGACCCCATCGGGCGTCGCCAGTGCGGCCGAATGCGTGCGCACCGCGGTCGCGCGTCGCGAATGGCGATCTGACTTCACCACCACGACCGGCTTCAGTCGCGCCGCCGCGCGCGCCGCCGACAGGAACTTGCGCGCGTCGCGGATCGATTCGACGTACAGCAGGATCGCCCGCGTGTAGCGGTCGCGCGCGAAGTAGTCGAGCAGATCGGCGAAGTCGACGTCGAGCGCATCGCCCAGCGAGGCCACCGCAGAAAAGCCCAGCGAGCGACGCGCGCCCCACTCCACCAGCGCCGCGGCAATCGCGGCCGACTGCGAGATCACGGCGAGGTCGCCCGGCAGCGCCGCGTGCCCGGCAAAGCTGGCATTGAGGCGCGCATGCGGCGCAAGAATGCCCAGCGAGTTCGGACCGACGATGCGCAGGCCATCGGCGCGGGCGACGCTGGCAAGTTCCGCTGCCGGCGACTGTGCCCCCTGGCCCATGCCGGTGTTGAGCACCACGGCCGCGGATGCGCCCTTTGCCGCTGCGGCGCTGGCGAACCTGGGCACGAGCGAGTGAGGCGCTGCGATCACCACCAGTTCCGGCGTCCACGCCAGGTCCTTGATCCGCGAAACCGCAGCCACGCCTTCGATCTCGTCGAAGTTCGGATTGACCAGTCCGATCTGGCCGGCAAAACCGCCGTCGACCAGGTTGCGCAGCACCGCCCTGCCTGCCGACTGCTCGCGCGTACTGCCACCGACCACGGCGACCGACCTGGGGCTGAAGACCGATTGGAGTTGATAGGTGCTCATCTGCAGCCGAAAGCCTTCCTGGACCTGCTGTAGGAGCCAGCTCGCTGGCGACCGACCCGCTCCACCGCACGCGCCCACCGCGCGGCGCATCATGCTCCCTACGATAGCCGGGCGGCTGTTCAATGGCGCCCCATGGCGTTAGTATTTTCACTAACAGGCCGTCCGACAGCGGCCGTCCGCCCGCCGCCTCGCTCGTCGCCATGCCCGCCCCGATCCGCAAGATCCTCCACGTCGACATGGACGCGTTCTACGCGTCGGTCGAGCAGCGCGACGACCCGTCCCTGCGCGGTCTGCCGGTGGTCGTGGCATGGCGTGGCGCCCGATCGGTGGTCTGCGCGGCCAGCTACGAGGCGCGCAAGTTCGGGGTGCGCTCGGCCATGCCCGCGGTACGTGCCGAGCGCCTGTGCCCGCAGGCGGTGTTCGTGCCGCCCGACTTCGTCCGTTACAAGGCAGTGTCGCGGCAGGTGCGCGAGATCTTCGCCCGCCATACCGACCTGATCGAGCCGCTGTCGCTGGACGAGGCCTACCTCGACGTCACCGCCACCCGGACCGGCCTGGCCACCGCGACCGAAACGGCCGAAGCGATCCGCACGGCCATCCGCGAGGAGACCGGGCTCACCGCCTCGGCCGGGGTCGCGCCCAACAAGTTCGTGGCCAAGATCGCTTCCGACTGGCGCAAGCCCGATGGCCTGTTCGTGGTCCGCCCGCACCAGGTCGAGGGCTTCCTCGCGCCACTGCCGGTCGGCCGCCTGCCCGGTGTCGGCAAGGTCGGCGAACAACGCCTGGCAGAGCTGGGCATCGCCACGGTCACCGACCTGCGCACTGTCGCTGCGACTGACCTGGAAAGGCATTTCGGTCGCTGGGGCAGGCGGCTGCACGAGCTCTCGTTCGGCATCGACGACAACCCGGTGCAACCCGAGCGCCCCACCCTGCAGATCTCTTCGGAAGACACATTCGAGCGCGACCTGCCGCTGGACGAACTGGAACCGCACATCGAACGCCTGGCGACGAAGACCTGGGAGGGCTACCAGCGCGAACTCGCGCGCGACGACTCGCGCATCGCGCGCACGGTGGTGCTCAAGCTGAAGACCGCGGACTTCCGCATCCTCACGCGCAGCCTCACGCCGGCCGAGCCGCCATCGTCGCTGCAGGAACTGGCGCGGATCGCCAGCGAGCTGCGTGCGCGGGTGCCATTGCCGCCACGCACGAAGTACCGACTGGTGGGCGTCGGGCTGTCCGGTTTCGCCGAACGTGATGAGTCCGAGGTGCAGACCGACCTGTTCGCCGAACAGCAGGCCTAGATCAGGCTAGATGCGGTCGTTGGCCCCGGCCTTGCGTGCGGCCTGCGCTGCCTGCTTCAGTTTCTTCGCGGTGCTGTCGTCGGCCGGGCAGCCCCCGGCAAGGGTCAGCCGCGGGCGCTGCAGCCGTGGAACAGATCGAGCCCAGGGTCGTACTCAGGCGTACTCACCTGCATCAACCCGAGCACCGAGTGGAACAGGTTGTCCTGGCTCACCGGCGCGGTGCTCTCGCGCTTCATGCAGTCCTGGTCGATGCCGCGCGAGGCCGCCATGCCCGGCGACAGCCACATCACCATCGGCACGCGGGTCTGCGTGTCAGGCGCGATCGCGTACGGCACTCCGTGCAGGTACAGGCCGTTCTCGCCGAGCGACTCGCCGTGGTCGGACAGGTAGATCATGGCCGTGTCGCGCCCGCTCTGCTCTGCCAGCAGCCGGATCGTGCGCGCCAGGAAGGCGTCGGTGTGGAGCACGGCATTGTCGTAGGCATTGACGATCTCGTCGCGACTGCACTTGCCCAGCTCCGGCGTCTCGCAGGTCGGCGTGAACCGCCGCAGCGACGACGGGTAGCGCTTGTAGTAGCTGGGCCCGTGGTTGCCGAGCTGATGCAGCACGACCACCATGTCGCCCTGCCTGCGCGCCACCGCCTGGCTCAGGCCGTTGAGCATCACTTCGTCCATGCAGCCTTCGGCCGTGCATTCACCCGGATCGGTGGCGTGCTCGAACGACTCGAACGCCAGGCCTTCGCAAACGCCCTTGCAGCCAGTCTGGTTGTCGCGCCACAAGGTGCCGATGCCGGCGTGCTCGAGCACGTGCAGAAGCGACTGCGAGTGGTTGATCTTGTCCTTGTCGTAATGCGCGCGTCCGTACGGCGAGAACATGCACGGCACCGATACTTCGGTGGCCGAACCGCACGAGGTCATGTTGGGAAAATTGATCGGCGCGATGTGCCGCAGTTCCGGCGTCGTGTTGCGCGCATAGCCGTTCAGGCCCCAGTTCTGCGCACGCACGGTTTCGCCCACCACCAGCACCAGCAGGCGCGGCCTGGCATCGGTCGGACGACCATTGACTTTGGCACTCGTGCCGATGGGCGTGCGCGGGCGGTTGCGCCCGGCCTGGTCGTCGCGCATCACCCGCACCAGCGAAACCAGGTAGTTGCCAGGCGTGATCAGGTGCCGCACTTCGCGATGGTTGCGCATCAGCGCCGACAGGTCCTGGAACGATGCCAGCGCCGCGCCTGAGGCAACCACCACTGCGAGCACGATGCAGCCAACGCGCACCGCGATCGCGCGGCCGATCGGACGGCGACGCAAACGCACCCGCCACAGCAGCAGCGAGGGCAGGATGCCCAGCACGATCAGGCTCGGCACCATGCCCAGCGTGATCAGCTCACCCGACTCCTTGCCATCGGTATGCAGGATGTTGCGCAGCATGTCGGCGTCGAGATAGACCGTGTACTGGCTCATGAAATGCGATGCGGCGGCGGTGACCAGCAGCAGCACGGTCAGCACCGGCTTGGCCGTCCAGCGGTTGAGCAGCAGGCACAGCAGCAACATGTTCAGCGCGCCGATCATCACCACCAGGCTGGCGCCGGTTCCCAGCCCGCGCAGGCCATGCAGCGCGCCAAACGCGATTGCTTCACGGAAGAACGCCGTATTGCAGAACAGCGTGAAGAAGGCTGCCGCCACCAGCGCCAGCGTTTCCACCGAGAGCTCGGGGCCGACGGCCAGGAACTGGCGGAACTGCTGGGCAATGACCCCGAGGAACTGCGGCCGACTGCGGACTACCGAACTCATCGCGCCGCCCCTGTCGATACCGCGGGCGATCCCGCGGCCGGCAGCGTCGCCGCTTCGGTCACGGCCGGACGACGACGGAACCAAAGGAACACCGCCAGCGCGCTGCCCCAGCAGATCGCCAGCGTCCACAGGTCATGCGACAGGAAATGGGCGCCGCGCAGCTGCTGCGAGAACCCGAACGTGAGCCCGGCCACCGCGCCGACCGCCAGTCCCAGCCAGCGCAAGCGCGGACGCACTGACCACAGGAAGAAGTAGAGCGCCAGCCAGGCGTAGCCACCGCTGGCGTGTCCCGCCGGGAAGCAGGCGCCGCGCGACATGCCCAGTGGCCGCATCGCGAACAGGCCCACGTATTCGCGTGCCCCGCCGTAGCGCACCAGGTCCCACGGGCAGTCCATGTTCGACCAGGACTTCACCCATGCCACCAGCGCCGTCGAGACGGCCACGGACACCAGCAGGCAGGCCAGCGGCCGCCGCAGCGTCCCCCAGCCCGGACGGGTACGCGCGACGATCCACGCGGCCAGGACGGCAAGCCACGCCATCGTGCTGACATCGCGGCCGATGCGGTGGATGAGTTGCTCGGTGATGAAGTCGTGGCGTAACTGCCACTGCCCGCCCTGCCAGGCATACATCCGGTCAGCCAGCCATTGATCGCCACCCAGCACCGTCGACCACAGCACCAGCACCGCGAACGCGATCAGCGGGACCCAGGCATGGGCGAGATGGAAGCGCGAGCCGGGACCGCGGTTTCCCGGCAGCGGCCACCGGCGCGGCGCCAGCCACGAGGCCGAGCCACTGGCGGCGCTGGATTTCATCGAAGGAGAGTTGTTGTTCATGCTGCTGGATCGATCGGCGGACGCATTCCGGAGTCGGAACGGCGGCGATGATCCGCAGCGGGTTGTCGGAAAGCGGTAGGAGTGCCCGCCAGAATCTGCAATTGCGTATGCGTTCGTTCAGCGTCGCCGCGAATCCGACGCGATCAGGCCGGCGGCCGGAGCGGCCGCTGGATTCCCCTGCCCCGCCGGCACGGAGTATCGTCGGCCCGTTCCGACGGGTTTCCGACGGATGCCAGCGCAAGCTGTAGGGCTCGGTGCAAATGGCGCCCGTGCCTGCTGCAACAAAGGAAAGGGCGACTGCCTATGCGCGTACTGGTGGTGGAAGACAATCGCAATCTGGTCGCCAACCTCTTCGACTACTTCGAAGCGCGCGGCTACACCCTGGACGCGGCGCCCGACGGCCCGACCGGGCTGCACCTGGCGGTTACCCAGGACTTCGATGCGATCGTGCTGGACTGGATGCTGCCGCGCATGGACGGCCGCGAAGTGCTGAGCCGCCTGCGCGATGCCGGCCGCACCATGCCGGTGCTGATGCTGACCGCCCGCGACGAGCTTCCCGACAAGATCGCCGGCTTCCGCGCCGGCGCCGACGATTACCTGACCAAGCCCTTCGACCTGCCCGAGCTCGAAGTCCGGCTGGAGGCACTGGTGGCGCGCGCGAGCGGTCGTGGCCGCAGCCGCGTGCTGCAGGTAGGCGATTTGCGGCTGGACCTCACCACGCTCGATGTCACCCGCAACGGCCAGGCGCTGCACCTGTACCCGGCCTGCCGGAAGTTGCTGGAAGTGCTGATGCAGGCCAGCCCGGCCGCGGTCACGCGCGATCGACTCGAGCATGCGCTCTGGGGCGACGACCCACCCGACGGCGACATGCTCCGCTCGCATATCTACGAACTGCGCCGCAGCGTCGACGGGCGGTTCGACACCAAGCTCATCCAGACCCTTCCACGCGTGGGCTATCGCATCGCCGCCGCAGGCACGTCCCAGGCCATCCCGGGCACCAGCGCGGACACCGGCGCGGACAGCGGGCGATGAGCACGCCCCGTTCCGGCCTGCGCCGCCGCATCCTGCTGGGACTGCTCGGCTACGTGGTGGTGCTGACAGTCGCGGTGATCCTGCATGGCTTCCTCGTCAACGAGCACGCCGAGCAGCTGGTCTGGCAAAGCCTGCTCGACTCCGAGCTCGACCACATCCGCGAGCTCAGCAGCAAGGATCCCGATTACCGCTGGGTCGACACGTCCAACATCGCCCTCTTCGACGGCCGCAATCCTGCCGACATCCCGCCGGCACTGCGCACGCTGGAACCGGGCGTGCACGACGACGTGATGCTCGACGGCATCGAACGCGTCGTACTGGTCCGTCAAGTGGAAGGCCGGCCGATCATGCTGGCCCTGGACATCACCGACCTGGAGCAGCGCGAGTTCGACATGTCGCTGACCGTCATCGGATCGGCGGTGACCATGATCGTGCTGCTGGGCGTTGCCATTGCCTGGAGCGTCAATCGACTGGTGCGACCGCTCAGCAACGTCGCCAAGGACATCGCCCGCCTGCAACCGGACCAGGCCGGCCAGCGCATCGAAGTGCCGGAGACGGCCAGTGGCGAACTGGTCGTGATCGCCGATGCACTCAACGACTACCTGCAGCGCAACGACCGCTTCGTCGAACGCGAACGCACCTTCATCGACAGTGCCAGCCATGAGCTGCGCACGCCCATCGCGGTGATCGCCGGCGCCACCGAGATCGCCCTGCAACAGGCCGATGTCCCGGCCGGCACGCGTGGCCAGCTCAACCGCATCCAGCGCACGGCCCGTGACGTCGAACAACTGATCTCGCTGCTGCTGGTCCTGGCCAAGGACCCGGCGCGCCTGGCCCGCATCAGCGACCGCGTCGAGCTGGACCAGCTGCTGCCGGAAATCGTCGACGACCACCGGCACCTGACACAGGACAAGGACCTGGTGCTGACGGTGTCGGCACTGTGGCCCTGCGAAATCCTCGCACCGTTGCCGATCGTGCAGGCTGCCATCGGCAACCTGCTGCGAA
Above is a genomic segment from Lysobacter sp. S4-A87 containing:
- the dinB gene encoding DNA polymerase IV; the protein is MPAPIRKILHVDMDAFYASVEQRDDPSLRGLPVVVAWRGARSVVCAASYEARKFGVRSAMPAVRAERLCPQAVFVPPDFVRYKAVSRQVREIFARHTDLIEPLSLDEAYLDVTATRTGLATATETAEAIRTAIREETGLTASAGVAPNKFVAKIASDWRKPDGLFVVRPHQVEGFLAPLPVGRLPGVGKVGEQRLAELGIATVTDLRTVAATDLERHFGRWGRRLHELSFGIDDNPVQPERPTLQISSEDTFERDLPLDELEPHIERLATKTWEGYQRELARDDSRIARTVVLKLKTADFRILTRSLTPAEPPSSLQELARIASELRARVPLPPRTKYRLVGVGLSGFAERDESEVQTDLFAEQQA
- a CDS encoding phosphoethanolamine--lipid A transferase, which translates into the protein MSSVVRSRPQFLGVIAQQFRQFLAVGPELSVETLALVAAAFFTLFCNTAFFREAIAFGALHGLRGLGTGASLVVMIGALNMLLLCLLLNRWTAKPVLTVLLLVTAAASHFMSQYTVYLDADMLRNILHTDGKESGELITLGMVPSLIVLGILPSLLLWRVRLRRRPIGRAIAVRVGCIVLAVVVASGAALASFQDLSALMRNHREVRHLITPGNYLVSLVRVMRDDQAGRNRPRTPIGTSAKVNGRPTDARPRLLVLVVGETVRAQNWGLNGYARNTTPELRHIAPINFPNMTSCGSATEVSVPCMFSPYGRAHYDKDKINHSQSLLHVLEHAGIGTLWRDNQTGCKGVCEGLAFESFEHATDPGECTAEGCMDEVMLNGLSQAVARRQGDMVVVLHQLGNHGPSYYKRYPSSLRRFTPTCETPELGKCSRDEIVNAYDNAVLHTDAFLARTIRLLAEQSGRDTAMIYLSDHGESLGENGLYLHGVPYAIAPDTQTRVPMVMWLSPGMAASRGIDQDCMKRESTAPVSQDNLFHSVLGLMQVSTPEYDPGLDLFHGCSARG
- a CDS encoding phosphatase PAP2 family protein; translated protein: MNNNSPSMKSSAASGSASWLAPRRWPLPGNRGPGSRFHLAHAWVPLIAFAVLVLWSTVLGGDQWLADRMYAWQGGQWQLRHDFITEQLIHRIGRDVSTMAWLAVLAAWIVARTRPGWGTLRRPLACLLVSVAVSTALVAWVKSWSNMDCPWDLVRYGGAREYVGLFAMRPLGMSRGACFPAGHASGGYAWLALYFFLWSVRPRLRWLGLAVGAVAGLTFGFSQQLRGAHFLSHDLWTLAICWGSALAVFLWFRRRPAVTEAATLPAAGSPAVSTGAAR
- a CDS encoding response regulator transcription factor gives rise to the protein MRVLVVEDNRNLVANLFDYFEARGYTLDAAPDGPTGLHLAVTQDFDAIVLDWMLPRMDGREVLSRLRDAGRTMPVLMLTARDELPDKIAGFRAGADDYLTKPFDLPELEVRLEALVARASGRGRSRVLQVGDLRLDLTTLDVTRNGQALHLYPACRKLLEVLMQASPAAVTRDRLEHALWGDDPPDGDMLRSHIYELRRSVDGRFDTKLIQTLPRVGYRIAAAGTSQAIPGTSADTGADSGR
- a CDS encoding HAMP domain-containing sensor histidine kinase, giving the protein MSTPRSGLRRRILLGLLGYVVVLTVAVILHGFLVNEHAEQLVWQSLLDSELDHIRELSSKDPDYRWVDTSNIALFDGRNPADIPPALRTLEPGVHDDVMLDGIERVVLVRQVEGRPIMLALDITDLEQREFDMSLTVIGSAVTMIVLLGVAIAWSVNRLVRPLSNVAKDIARLQPDQAGQRIEVPETASGELVVIADALNDYLQRNDRFVERERTFIDSASHELRTPIAVIAGATEIALQQADVPAGTRGQLNRIQRTARDVEQLISLLLVLAKDPARLARISDRVELDQLLPEIVDDHRHLTQDKDLVLTVSALWPCEILAPLPIVQAAIGNLLRNAIEHSDRGEISIRLEAPATVVIDDPGHGMTPEEISEIYAKVARGGGERHGGGIGLDLISRLCEHLGWKLDIASDAGHGTTTTLRFVA